A genome region from Cognatishimia activa includes the following:
- a CDS encoding acyl-homoserine-lactone synthase, producing MILTIDALNMHRFPTILEDMFQLRARVFAGRLGWDVTITDGKEIDQFDNMNPSYIVGLDDEMNVISCARVLQTMGPHMLADVFDAILDGEPPVRSPNIWESTRFCVDTQRIKSEDSKTTVSKATCELMVGILEYSKAAGITDIITVIDPVMDRVLKRSDNAPHGYVGKTVPMGKVSALAALLDCTDERIGKVRAFAGIEGDVMLDEDAAVAKIEALAMEPPMPGVTDPKELQTYFDEQIAEASSDKERSAVLALRSALSMRLPSALTATI from the coding sequence ATGATTTTAACAATAGACGCATTGAACATGCATCGCTTCCCGACGATCCTGGAAGACATGTTTCAGCTTCGCGCGCGGGTTTTCGCAGGTCGTTTGGGATGGGATGTGACCATCACGGACGGCAAAGAGATCGACCAATTCGACAATATGAATCCTAGCTACATTGTGGGCCTGGATGACGAGATGAACGTCATTTCCTGCGCACGTGTTCTGCAAACCATGGGGCCGCATATGCTGGCCGATGTGTTTGACGCTATTCTGGACGGAGAACCTCCGGTCCGAAGCCCGAACATCTGGGAATCCACCCGCTTCTGCGTTGATACACAGCGCATCAAAAGCGAAGACAGCAAGACCACAGTGTCCAAAGCCACATGTGAGTTGATGGTGGGCATTCTGGAATACTCCAAGGCGGCGGGTATCACCGATATCATCACTGTGATTGATCCGGTCATGGACCGCGTTTTGAAACGCTCTGACAACGCGCCTCATGGCTATGTGGGCAAGACTGTTCCAATGGGCAAGGTCTCGGCTCTGGCGGCGCTTTTGGACTGCACAGACGAGCGTATCGGCAAGGTGCGCGCTTTTGCAGGTATCGAAGGCGATGTCATGCTTGATGAGGATGCGGCGGTTGCGAAAATTGAAGCTCTGGCCATGGAACCGCCAATGCCGGGTGTGACTGATCCGAAAGAATTGCAGACCTATTTTGACGAGCAAATCGCAGAGGCTTCCTCGGACAAGGAACGCTCGGCGGTATTGGCATTGCGCAGCGCACTTTCGATGCGCCTGCCCTCTGCGCTTACAGCGACGATCTAA
- a CDS encoding helix-turn-helix transcriptional regulator: MDLISLHDIPESEDRYTKFLHNICETYEFDDAAYAGINPVGGVMHAIVTYSDEWQTYYQDNHLHTIDPTLHSAMRSVAPVDWLRLNKDQNFRKVFDPAREFGIGDKGITIPIRGPFGEFGMLSVTRDCSKEEWIKLRNNVMIELQQAAAHMHDNVMRTEPLSRYLHHPNLSKRELEVLQWLAAGKSQQDVADILNISTRTVEVHVRSSREKLVALTTSQAVGRAIGMNLIFPG, translated from the coding sequence TTGGACCTGATAAGCCTGCACGACATTCCGGAATCGGAAGATCGTTACACTAAGTTTCTGCACAATATTTGTGAAACCTATGAGTTTGACGATGCAGCTTATGCAGGCATAAATCCGGTTGGTGGCGTCATGCATGCCATCGTCACCTACAGCGATGAATGGCAGACTTACTATCAGGACAACCACCTGCACACGATCGACCCTACCCTGCATTCAGCCATGCGCAGCGTCGCACCTGTAGACTGGCTCCGCCTGAACAAAGATCAGAACTTCCGCAAGGTCTTTGACCCTGCCCGCGAATTTGGCATCGGCGACAAAGGCATCACTATCCCGATCCGTGGCCCATTTGGCGAGTTCGGCATGCTCAGCGTCACCCGCGACTGCAGCAAGGAAGAATGGATCAAACTGCGCAATAACGTCATGATCGAACTGCAGCAAGCCGCAGCGCATATGCATGACAACGTGATGCGCACAGAGCCCCTGTCGCGCTATCTGCACCACCCGAACCTCTCCAAGCGAGAGCTCGAAGTCCTGCAATGGCTGGCCGCCGGGAAATCACAGCAGGATGTGGCGGATATTCTGAATATCTCTACACGCACTGTCGAAGTTCACGTCCGTTCATCACGCGAAAAACTCGTCGCCCTGACCACATCTCAGGCCGTTGGTCGCGCGATTGGGATGAACCTAATTTTCCCCGGTTAA
- a CDS encoding helix-turn-helix domain-containing protein encodes MNKIDVLVGKRIRARRHALSVSQSELGEAIGVKFQQIQKYETGANRVSASRLWAIAERLGVDVVYFFEGIARETDATVAVDPVDKMDFLSDRDTIEMMELYRKLPQTQRSAVLAFMRSMAVESKTGNLSVAK; translated from the coding sequence ATGAATAAGATTGACGTACTCGTTGGCAAGCGCATTCGTGCCCGCCGTCACGCCCTGAGCGTCAGCCAGTCTGAACTCGGCGAGGCCATTGGCGTTAAATTCCAACAAATTCAAAAGTATGAAACCGGTGCCAACCGCGTCAGCGCCTCTCGCCTCTGGGCCATTGCCGAGCGTTTGGGCGTGGATGTCGTCTATTTCTTCGAAGGTATCGCCCGCGAAACTGACGCGACGGTGGCCGTGGATCCGGTTGACAAGATGGACTTCTTGTCGGACCGTGACACAATCGAAATGATGGAACTGTATCGCAAGCTGCCTCAAACGCAGCGCAGTGCGGTTCTCGCGTTCATGCGGTCGATGGCCGTGGAAAGCAAAACGGGTAATCTAAGCGTCGCTAAGTAA
- the rplI gene encoding 50S ribosomal protein L9 produces MQVILLERVAKLGQMGDVVDVKPGYARNFLLPQGKALTASEGNVASFEAQKAQLEARNLETKAEAEALAEKLDGQKFVVIRSASDAGSLYGSVTPRDAAEVATEAGFSVDRKQVALIAPIKDLGLHNVAVKLHPEVTVEITLNVARSEEEAELQESGKSIQELAAEEEAAAEFEIAELFDDIGSAASDDDEDSAPIVDEPVNDDE; encoded by the coding sequence ATGCAAGTTATCCTTCTCGAACGCGTTGCGAAACTGGGCCAAATGGGTGACGTCGTTGACGTAAAACCTGGCTACGCCCGCAACTTCCTCTTGCCACAAGGCAAGGCGCTGACTGCTTCTGAAGGCAACGTTGCTTCCTTCGAAGCGCAAAAAGCTCAGCTGGAAGCCCGCAACCTGGAAACCAAAGCAGAAGCCGAAGCGCTGGCAGAGAAACTCGACGGTCAGAAGTTCGTCGTGATTCGCTCCGCGTCTGACGCCGGTTCCCTCTACGGCTCTGTCACCCCACGTGACGCCGCCGAAGTTGCGACCGAAGCTGGTTTCTCTGTGGACCGTAAGCAAGTCGCTCTGATCGCACCGATCAAAGACCTTGGCCTCCACAATGTTGCTGTGAAACTGCACCCAGAAGTGACCGTTGAAATCACTCTGAACGTTGCCCGCTCTGAGGAAGAAGCCGAACTGCAAGAGTCCGGTAAATCCATTCAGGAACTGGCGGCGGAAGAAGAAGCGGCTGCAGAATTCGAAATCGCCGAACTGTTCGACGATATCGGCTCTGCCGCGTCTGATGACGACGAAGACTCTGCTCCAATCGTTGACGAACCTGTTAACGACGACGAGTAA
- the rpsR gene encoding 30S ribosomal protein S18 — translation MAAKPFFRRRKVCPFSGENAPKIDYKDTKLLQRYISERGKIVPSRITAVSAKKQRELARAIKRARFLALLPYAVK, via the coding sequence ATGGCTGCAAAACCATTTTTCCGTCGTCGCAAGGTCTGCCCATTCTCCGGTGAGAATGCGCCAAAGATCGACTACAAAGACACGAAACTGCTGCAACGCTACATCTCTGAGCGCGGCAAGATCGTTCCATCCCGCATCACTGCGGTTTCCGCGAAAAAGCAACGTGAACTGGCTCGCGCAATCAAACGCGCCCGCTTCCTCGCGCTGCTGCCATACGCTGTGAAGTAA
- the rpsF gene encoding 30S ribosomal protein S6 encodes MPLYEHVFISRQDLSNAQAESLVEHFGTVLSDNGGKVVESEYWGVKTMAYKINKNRKGHYAFLKTDSPAPAVQEMERLMRLHDDVMRVLTIKVDEHAEGPSIQMQKREERGERRERRS; translated from the coding sequence ATGCCACTTTATGAGCATGTCTTTATCTCGCGCCAGGACCTGTCCAACGCGCAAGCTGAAAGCCTCGTTGAGCACTTCGGTACTGTCCTTTCGGACAACGGCGGCAAAGTCGTCGAAAGCGAGTACTGGGGCGTTAAAACAATGGCCTATAAGATCAACAAGAACCGCAAAGGTCACTACGCCTTTCTGAAGACCGACAGCCCTGCGCCAGCGGTTCAGGAAATGGAACGCCTGATGCGCCTGCATGACGATGTTATGCGCGTTCTGACGATCAAAGTCGACGAGCACGCCGAAGGCCCGTCCATCCAAATGCAAAAACGCGAAGAACGTGGCGAGCGCCGCGAACGTCGCTCTTAA
- a CDS encoding YceI family protein, which translates to MKSLILAAGLAAAATSSFAEAEAYKLDPSHSQIVFSYNHLGFSTTYGMFSGFEGDIQFDQEDPAKSSVSVSMPVRSMLTGWEARFGHFMSPDFFDASEDEMVSFVSTGIEVTGDDTALITGDLTLNDVTKSVVLDAKLNQAMVHPMAGVPFAGFDATTELKRTDFNLGQFAPFVGDEVQVVISIEAMKAE; encoded by the coding sequence ATGAAATCTCTTATCCTTGCTGCGGGCCTTGCCGCCGCGGCCACGTCTTCTTTTGCCGAAGCCGAAGCCTATAAACTGGACCCATCTCACAGCCAGATCGTGTTCTCGTATAACCACCTCGGGTTCTCGACCACCTATGGCATGTTCTCGGGTTTTGAAGGCGACATTCAGTTCGACCAAGAAGACCCAGCGAAGTCCTCTGTATCTGTTTCTATGCCTGTACGCTCTATGCTGACAGGTTGGGAAGCGCGGTTTGGTCACTTCATGAGTCCAGATTTCTTTGACGCGAGCGAAGACGAAATGGTGTCTTTCGTGTCCACCGGCATCGAAGTGACCGGTGACGACACCGCGCTGATCACCGGTGATCTGACGCTGAACGATGTGACCAAATCTGTTGTTCTGGATGCCAAGCTGAACCAAGCTATGGTGCATCCGATGGCAGGCGTACCGTTCGCTGGCTTTGATGCGACCACAGAGTTGAAGCGTACCGACTTCAACCTCGGCCAGTTCGCGCCATTCGTGGGCGATGAAGTTCAGGTGGTTATTTCCATCGAGGCGATGAAGGCTGAATAA
- a CDS encoding cytochrome b/b6 domain-containing protein: MALTNTDRAYGGVTKTFHWLTALLIFTAFPLGILAHDAPFDTSDELTRKALLFSLHKTVGVMAFFTALLRILWALTQTRPGLLNADHRLEAFAAETAHWVLYGCMLLVPLTGWIHHAAAEGFAPIWWPFGQALPFIPKDAQLSAIFGSIHTTLTPVLALTILAHIGGALKHAIIDKDHTLRRMMPGLSDAPTPPAQKHSRLPFLAALGIWALAMTIGVLDAPKAEQTQQAALAEVSSEWTVQDGEIALTIRQFGSDVRGSFADWTADIAFNETPTGRKHGSAEVQIAIGSLSLGSVTQQAMGPDFFDATTFPTATFSAELLAGDAGHMAQGTLTVKGATVPVTFPYDLTIEGDTATVSAQTTLNRQDFNVGQSMPDESSLGFAVIIDINFTAAR; this comes from the coding sequence ATGGCCCTCACCAATACCGACAGAGCCTATGGCGGTGTCACCAAGACCTTCCACTGGTTGACCGCCCTTTTGATTTTCACAGCCTTTCCGCTGGGCATCCTCGCCCATGACGCGCCTTTTGACACGAGCGACGAGCTGACCCGCAAAGCGCTCTTGTTCTCTTTGCACAAGACCGTCGGCGTGATGGCTTTCTTCACCGCGCTCTTACGCATACTCTGGGCATTGACCCAGACACGCCCCGGCCTGTTGAACGCAGACCACCGCCTCGAAGCCTTTGCGGCCGAGACCGCCCATTGGGTACTTTACGGCTGTATGCTGCTGGTCCCTTTGACCGGCTGGATCCACCATGCCGCCGCCGAAGGCTTTGCGCCGATCTGGTGGCCTTTTGGTCAGGCCCTGCCCTTTATCCCTAAGGACGCGCAGCTCTCGGCGATCTTTGGGTCGATACATACAACACTCACACCCGTGCTCGCCCTGACAATCCTCGCACACATCGGCGGAGCCCTCAAACACGCGATCATCGACAAAGACCACACGCTGCGCCGCATGATGCCCGGTCTGTCTGATGCCCCGACACCCCCTGCGCAAAAGCACTCACGCCTGCCTTTCCTCGCGGCGCTCGGCATTTGGGCGCTCGCGATGACCATTGGCGTATTGGATGCTCCCAAAGCCGAACAGACACAGCAAGCCGCGCTGGCTGAAGTCTCGTCGGAATGGACCGTCCAAGACGGAGAGATCGCCCTGACCATCCGCCAATTCGGCTCTGACGTGCGCGGCAGTTTCGCGGATTGGACCGCAGACATCGCCTTCAACGAAACGCCGACCGGCCGCAAACACGGCAGCGCAGAGGTTCAGATCGCAATCGGGTCTTTGTCGCTGGGATCGGTCACGCAACAAGCCATGGGGCCTGACTTCTTTGATGCCACGACCTTCCCTACAGCAACTTTTTCGGCGGAACTTCTTGCCGGAGACGCAGGGCACATGGCTCAAGGCACGCTCACCGTCAAAGGCGCAACGGTTCCCGTGACTTTCCCGTATGATCTCACCATCGAGGGCGACACGGCCACGGTCTCGGCTCAAACCACGCTCAACCGGCAAGACTTTAACGTCGGCCAATCCATGCCTGATGAAAGCTCACTGGGCTTTGCGGTGATCATAGACATCAATTTCACCGCCGCGCGTTAA
- the fabD gene encoding ACP S-malonyltransferase — protein MSRAFVFPGQGAQTIGMGKALADAYPEARAVFDEVDEALGEKLSALIWGGEQETLTLTQNAQPALMATSLAAMRALEAEGVSIEAASYVAGHSLGEYSALAAAGALSVADTARLLRTRGEAMQAAVPVGVGAMAALLGLDFAGATEVAEAAAQGEVCQAANDNDPGQVVVSGHKAAVERAVEIAKEKGAKRAVLLPVSAPFHCALMQPAADVMAEALSHVDINAPKVPVVANVVASSVNDPATIRSLLVEQVTGSVRWRESVSYMSEAGVTEIYEIGAGKALSGMVRRIDRAIACTAVGTPDDVKAAAEKLA, from the coding sequence ATGAGCCGAGCATTTGTATTTCCGGGACAAGGGGCGCAGACGATTGGGATGGGGAAGGCCTTGGCCGACGCCTATCCAGAAGCCCGCGCAGTGTTTGATGAGGTCGATGAGGCGCTTGGCGAAAAGCTGAGTGCGCTGATCTGGGGAGGCGAGCAAGAGACGCTCACTTTGACCCAAAACGCCCAGCCCGCACTGATGGCGACATCTCTGGCGGCGATGCGCGCTCTGGAGGCCGAAGGGGTTTCCATTGAGGCTGCGTCCTATGTGGCGGGACACTCGCTTGGGGAATACTCCGCCCTTGCGGCGGCCGGCGCCTTGAGCGTCGCGGACACGGCGCGCCTGTTGCGCACCCGTGGGGAAGCGATGCAAGCCGCCGTGCCTGTGGGCGTTGGCGCGATGGCGGCTCTGTTGGGTCTGGATTTCGCGGGTGCGACTGAGGTTGCCGAAGCCGCGGCGCAGGGCGAAGTTTGTCAGGCGGCCAATGACAATGATCCGGGGCAAGTGGTTGTGTCCGGTCACAAAGCGGCTGTTGAGCGCGCGGTTGAGATCGCTAAGGAAAAGGGTGCGAAACGCGCGGTGTTGCTGCCGGTCTCAGCGCCTTTCCATTGCGCGTTGATGCAGCCAGCAGCGGATGTGATGGCTGAGGCCTTGTCTCATGTGGATATCAACGCGCCGAAGGTTCCGGTTGTGGCCAATGTCGTGGCCTCGTCCGTGAATGATCCGGCAACGATCAGGTCCTTGCTCGTGGAGCAGGTCACAGGCTCGGTTCGTTGGCGCGAATCGGTGAGCTATATGAGCGAAGCCGGTGTAACGGAGATCTATGAGATTGGCGCGGGCAAAGCGCTGTCGGGTATGGTGCGCCGCATTGATCGCGCGATTGCCTGCACGGCGGTGGGCACGCCTGACGACGTGAAGGCTGCAGCAGAGAAATTGGCGTAA
- the fabG gene encoding 3-oxoacyl-[acyl-carrier-protein] reductase, protein MFDLTGKAALVTGASGGIGGEIAKALHGAGAKVGLSGTRVEPLEALAAELGEGAFVLPCNLGDAAAVAELPKQAIAAMGSLDILVNNAGITKDQIFMRMSDEEWQQVLDVNLTSSMRLCRAVMRPMMKARWGRIINISSIVGATGNPGQVNYAASKAGMVGMTKSIAYEVASRGITANAVAPGFIATAMTDKLTDDQKEKINVQIPTGRMGTPEEIAAAVLYLASPEAGYVTGTTLHVNGGMAML, encoded by the coding sequence ATGTTTGATTTGACAGGCAAAGCAGCGCTGGTCACTGGCGCTTCTGGTGGCATTGGCGGCGAGATCGCAAAGGCGCTGCATGGCGCAGGGGCCAAGGTCGGCTTGTCCGGCACACGGGTGGAACCGCTTGAGGCGCTGGCGGCAGAGCTGGGCGAGGGCGCCTTTGTGCTGCCCTGTAATCTGGGTGATGCCGCGGCGGTTGCCGAACTGCCAAAGCAAGCGATTGCCGCGATGGGGTCTCTGGATATCCTCGTGAACAACGCAGGCATCACCAAAGATCAGATTTTCATGCGCATGTCTGATGAAGAATGGCAGCAAGTTCTGGATGTTAACCTGACCTCCTCTATGCGTCTGTGTCGCGCTGTGATGCGCCCGATGATGAAGGCGCGTTGGGGTCGGATCATCAACATCAGCTCGATTGTCGGCGCGACCGGCAACCCGGGTCAGGTGAACTATGCGGCCTCTAAGGCGGGTATGGTCGGTATGACCAAATCCATCGCCTATGAGGTGGCGAGCCGTGGGATTACCGCGAACGCTGTGGCTCCGGGGTTCATTGCGACGGCGATGACCGACAAGCTGACCGATGATCAGAAAGAGAAGATCAACGTGCAGATCCCAACGGGCCGTATGGGCACACCAGAGGAAATCGCAGCGGCGGTTTTATACCTAGCAAGCCCTGAAGCGGGCTATGTCACAGGCACGACCTTGCATGTGAACGGCGGTATGGCCATGTTGTAA
- a CDS encoding acyl carrier protein — MSDVADRVKKIVVEHLGVEEGKVVEAASFIDDLGADSLDTVELVMAFEEEFGIEIPDDAAETIQTFGDAVKFITEAS; from the coding sequence ATGAGCGACGTCGCAGACCGCGTAAAAAAGATTGTTGTTGAGCACCTGGGTGTAGAAGAAGGCAAAGTTGTTGAAGCAGCTTCCTTCATTGACGATCTTGGCGCAGACAGCCTGGACACCGTAGAGCTGGTTATGGCTTTCGAAGAAGAGTTCGGCATCGAGATCCCTGATGACGCAGCTGAAACCATCCAAACTTTCGGCGACGCAGTGAAATTCATCACTGAAGCGTCCTAA
- a CDS encoding helix-turn-helix transcriptional regulator, with protein MRGNTGIFTWALVAVQCLCGAYFLWEIVASIAGLPSLPLRWQTRELVELGASLGLILGALLTVRLLFVAQRARQRADQARRMTSGQFTEIVDGYFQRLAFTEAETDVAWMLLKGLSTAEIAELRDTKLGTVKAQCTALYRKAGVKSKGQLFSLIVEDLLL; from the coding sequence ATGCGTGGCAATACCGGAATTTTCACTTGGGCTTTGGTTGCGGTGCAATGCCTCTGTGGGGCCTATTTTCTATGGGAAATCGTGGCATCGATCGCAGGCCTGCCGTCTTTGCCCCTGCGTTGGCAGACGCGCGAATTGGTGGAATTGGGCGCAAGCCTCGGGTTGATCCTTGGGGCTTTGCTGACGGTGCGTTTGCTCTTTGTGGCGCAACGCGCGCGGCAGCGGGCAGATCAGGCGCGGCGGATGACCTCGGGCCAGTTCACTGAGATCGTGGATGGCTATTTCCAGAGGCTCGCCTTTACCGAGGCGGAAACCGATGTGGCCTGGATGCTTTTGAAAGGTCTGAGCACAGCGGAGATTGCCGAGCTGCGCGACACCAAACTGGGTACGGTCAAAGCCCAATGCACAGCGCTTTATCGCAAGGCCGGGGTGAAATCGAAGGGGCAGCTGTTCTCTTTGATTGTTGAAGATCTGCTACTTTGA
- a CDS encoding HisA/HisF-related TIM barrel protein: MIIYPTIELKDGKCATLYRGREEEASYWHVDPIATVQSFVEAGARWIHVTDLDAVFGTGDNAELVEEIILKAGASVQLGGGIRTREHIESWIDRGAGRVVVGTLAVQDSATVKEMAMRYPDQISVAIDVYQGKLMTDGWRNAGALEPEAFVTAYEDVPLSGIIVTDIDADIGDQDGQLGVISGVAAATRHPVVARGTVHTTDDISRLKYVSNIAGTLVGKALFAKDVDLAEALEIAQPVPEPKAEFI; this comes from the coding sequence ATGATTATTTACCCGACGATTGAACTCAAAGACGGCAAATGCGCGACCCTGTATCGGGGGCGTGAGGAAGAAGCGAGCTATTGGCATGTGGATCCGATTGCCACGGTCCAAAGCTTTGTAGAGGCCGGTGCACGTTGGATCCATGTGACGGATTTGGATGCGGTTTTTGGCACGGGCGACAATGCTGAGTTGGTCGAAGAGATCATTCTGAAAGCAGGGGCGTCGGTGCAATTGGGCGGCGGTATTCGTACGCGCGAACATATCGAGAGCTGGATTGATCGTGGTGCCGGGCGCGTGGTCGTGGGCACTTTGGCGGTGCAGGATTCTGCAACGGTCAAAGAGATGGCGATGCGCTATCCGGATCAGATTTCCGTGGCGATTGACGTCTATCAGGGCAAGCTGATGACCGATGGCTGGCGCAATGCCGGCGCACTAGAGCCTGAGGCCTTTGTGACCGCCTATGAGGACGTGCCATTGTCGGGCATCATTGTCACCGATATTGATGCGGATATTGGCGATCAGGACGGCCAGTTGGGCGTGATTTCCGGTGTGGCTGCAGCGACGCGGCATCCGGTTGTGGCGCGCGGAACCGTGCACACGACCGATGACATATCGCGCCTGAAATATGTCTCCAATATTGCGGGCACTTTGGTGGGCAAGGCCTTGTTTGCCAAGGACGTAGATCTGGCAGAAGCGCTCGAGATCGCGCAGCCAGTGCCTGAGCCAAAGGCCGAATTCATCTAA
- the fabF gene encoding beta-ketoacyl-ACP synthase II, translated as MRRVVVTGLGLVTPLASGVEESWSRILDGQSGAGPITRFDASAVTTKYACEVPLGDGSDGTFNSDDWMEPKERRKVDDFILYGIAAAQMAVTDAGWTPEDEESRLRTGVMIGSGIGGLNSIAETAVMIKERGPRRVSPFFIPGALINLISGQVSIRFGFKGPNHSVVTACSTGAHAIGDASRLIKNGDADVMVAGGAEAAICEIGIAGFNACKALSTKRADDPQAASRPYDADRDGFVMGEGAGVVVLEEYEHAKARGATIYAEVLGYGLSGDAYHITAPSEDGEGGERSMRAALKDAGLEPSAIDYINAHGTSTMADSIELGAVERMMGDAAANATMSSTKSMTGHLLGAAGAIEAIFSILAIRDQVAPPTINLDNPAVETKLDLAPNAKVERKIDVALSNSFGFGGTNASVLFGKV; from the coding sequence ATGCGTCGTGTCGTCGTCACAGGATTGGGTTTGGTCACACCGTTGGCCAGCGGTGTTGAAGAAAGCTGGAGCCGCATTCTGGATGGTCAATCCGGAGCAGGGCCGATCACGCGGTTTGATGCCTCGGCTGTCACTACGAAATACGCCTGTGAAGTGCCTTTGGGTGATGGCTCTGACGGGACCTTCAATTCTGATGATTGGATGGAACCAAAGGAACGTCGCAAGGTCGATGATTTCATCCTTTACGGCATTGCGGCGGCGCAGATGGCGGTCACTGATGCGGGCTGGACGCCTGAAGACGAAGAGAGCCGCCTGCGCACCGGCGTGATGATTGGCTCGGGTATTGGTGGTCTGAACTCGATTGCCGAGACAGCTGTGATGATCAAAGAGCGTGGCCCGCGGCGCGTGTCTCCGTTCTTTATTCCGGGTGCTCTGATCAACCTGATTTCCGGTCAGGTGTCGATCCGCTTTGGCTTTAAAGGCCCGAACCATTCGGTTGTGACGGCTTGTTCTACGGGCGCGCATGCGATTGGCGATGCGTCTCGTCTGATCAAGAACGGCGATGCGGACGTGATGGTCGCAGGTGGCGCGGAAGCCGCGATCTGTGAGATCGGGATTGCGGGCTTTAACGCCTGTAAGGCTCTGTCTACCAAGCGTGCGGATGATCCACAGGCGGCGAGCCGGCCTTATGATGCGGACCGTGACGGCTTTGTTATGGGCGAGGGCGCGGGTGTTGTTGTCCTTGAGGAATACGAACACGCGAAAGCGCGTGGCGCGACGATCTATGCCGAGGTTCTGGGCTATGGTCTGTCGGGTGACGCGTACCATATCACCGCACCTTCCGAGGACGGTGAGGGTGGCGAGCGCTCTATGCGCGCAGCATTGAAGGACGCGGGGCTCGAGCCTTCTGCGATTGACTACATTAACGCGCATGGCACTTCGACCATGGCTGACAGCATTGAACTGGGTGCGGTGGAACGCATGATGGGCGATGCGGCGGCAAATGCGACCATGTCCTCGACGAAATCCATGACCGGCCACTTGCTGGGGGCCGCAGGCGCGATTGAAGCGATCTTCTCGATCCTTGCGATCCGCGATCAGGTGGCACCTCCGACGATCAACCTCGATAATCCTGCGGTGGAGACCAAGCTGGATCTGGCACCGAATGCCAAGGTAGAGCGCAAGATCGACGTGGCACTGTCGAACTCCTTTGGGTTTGGCGGCACCAACGCCTCGGTTCTCTTCGGAAAGGTCTAA